cgctgcgtaacagagcgatggaaggactgtcgagtcgaaaagatgggcacgaagatcttggtctgtcagttggtccgtagcttccctgacggctgcgaatgctgcccatgctgctctcattcttctattcagttcttccttcaagtcgttttccatgttcatagaacgtccgaggtatacttataacggagtttccacgatttgggagccttcaagttgtactcctccgtcctcacAGTAGGCGTTcctcatgaactgtgtcttctttctgtttatccGCAgacctattctcttccctgcttcgttctattcgttgagcatcgcttctgcttcattggtactgttcgaaaagagaacgatgtcgtccgcgaaacgaaggttcgaaagaaatcttccatcaacacgtatgcccctttcttcccaggatagtgatttcattatccattgcaatgcagccgtgaacagcttcggcgatatagtatcgccttgtcgtgcTCCCTTttcaatgggtatggtgagagggcggtggaaaagctgtatcctagccgtgcatcgttcgtagcaattggctaatgtcctcacatacgacgcgtccacaccttgatcgaccagcgctgacagtattgcattcgtttctacgctgtcaaaggctttctcatagtcgacgaaggttagaacaaggggcaggcggtattctcggcaaacctctatgaccctcgacacggtctggatgtggtccaagcagctgagcCCCtagcggaatccagcttgttcttgaggctggacttcatccagcgtcctagctatgcgtgtgaggatgatcttgaatactgtgaatactttgtataacacgctcagcaagcatatcggacggtagttccaaACGTcttctcggtcacctttcttatggataagaacggttcgcgaagtcttccactggtctgggatcctttctttctgaagataggatgtcatgtgcgctgctaagattacatgaagcggatggccaccagcccgaagaaagtctgctgatataaaatcaggtccgggggctgtgccagatttcatgctcttgatagcgacttgtacttccgaagggagaatccgtggtggagcttcgccagtacCAGTGgagatgattgggcttgacataggagttgatgaacggaaaaggttcgaatAGATcttctccgtaatgatttccatctcacaatgagaagacgtgcgagtcccgtcttcgctctgcaaggttgctagcggaatattatattcgcggagatccctgcggcacttctttagactcgttcttctttgtgctgcttctagaatcttcttctgcctgtacttcaaaagatcctcctgcaacgcttttctgctgctagtgtttgctactaaccgctcaatgtgcgatgcattcggatcaagcctcaaagcccttcttctttccaacaattccttggtggtcttcgaaattcgatccaagtttgtcgtgcgcggcttcgaggcacgctcaacacaggctcgtaatcctctgagcagcatctcgtagtccacgctCCACATGGACCCAAGCGTGGACTCTCGCTTGGGTCGATGTGCCAGTCTCCTTGgaacaaggagtcctcgaaaATGCAATCGTAGTATACGACTTCTTTattccttcgttgccgatagcagatgttctttttcatcgAGTGACCAGGTCGTATTTTGGCACGAAGAGGACGGTGATCAGAGctactacaaaaggatggtactaccgactgtcaagtagacaccacctccgattggtgagtatgtggtcgatcttcGCCCTAGTCGCGCCATTGGATGTTCCCATGTctaccgacgatgatctttcttcatgaaaagggAATTCCCAtaaaagaggcgagcggcgggcAGCAGTctggcgagacgattgccgttTTCGTTCCAGTCCcttagtccaaatcttccgatcctgcATTCCCCATCTATGgattttcctagttttgcgtttaCCTCTCCagcaacgaatttgtagaaggagttctcgttgcggatcagTTTCTCCAGCTCCTCATCCagttcggattcatcagctgctaatgttggtgagtagcagttgatgatgctgatgtgtctttggcgcagagggcggaggcgaagaatggccagacggggtgacaggatctcgtgagaatcgacgagatggacgacagatgggtgcacaacaaaaccaacaccgcctacattttgcgacggaaccttctctccacgaatgacgagtgtaccgtcattcatctgtcgtacgtcattccttctgcacttggtctcctgcagagcaatcacgtgaaatttgatacgctctgcagctccgagaagggcatgcaggtcagcgtctgtggaaactgttctcgcgttgtaagtacacagtctgagacagtctccatggcgagtcgtgcgtgtgtcgccttggtccagaatcaatgacgtcctgagcaacctgagatttgatcgcccctcaccggtcgccataccgtccgacgtctgagacggcacggcccagtgtgcagggtactgaggcagtgaatatgctggagtggcaaagagacttttccccaaactaagcagccatgccacggcgatcTTAGCTTTCActacaggtcgtcgcccaacctacatggatcagggaaccaccttgcgacattttgccaaaacggtggtgaatcttagcagtggtttactctcagctaggcttccgattccgagaattcggaatgtcggatgtgtcgaactccttctcagcttgggagaccctgccagaggacgaacctccgctgtgcatcgcagttcgacgcccagttccacgccactatgaggcggtaaaccgttgtggaggatgCGTAACACTGAGAAATGGAATTAACACAAAAAGGCAAATAGTAGCCATTTCAAAGTTGGCTTCATCATAACGGTAAGGTGTCCTGTGCTCgttatttttcatcattattacGTCGATTGATCACGACAATCTCACGAATCCATAGATTCTATGAATACACTGTTTGTCTCGTTTTTTAAAACTTCCTTAGTTGATCGGCTTACATAATACCCTCAGGTGCGGTTTAATGGATGTTTGTCGTAGTCctcgaacacagctctgcTTGACCTTTTCGATCTGCACcaagagctcgcacagaaCCCTTCATCCATTGCTGCTCCATAGCCGGCGAGATTTGGTATCTGGCGTAAATTGGTGGTAATTATCGGCCACGAGTGGCAATGTCTGGCAGTTCAGAGTAATGAAAAGGACAGATGCTAAACTCCACCCTTCCACTAGATACTTGACCCATTGAGATTGGCACTGGCGGTGTGTCGGAGAATTTTCAATACCTTAGTAACTTCTAGCATCTATTTTGTGTTGCGCTAGGAAAAGATTAGGTTGGCTCGTAAACAACTTCCgctttgtttttcaaacatttattGTGGTTATGATTTATAGTGATTGTGACGCATTGAGCTTCTCTTGactttaaaataaagaagtcAACGAAGTCTAACGGACGACCCCTTGGTTCGTCTTTCGAGGTCACATCTCGAAAAGTGCTTGACAATTCAATTCCAAACCGCTCGGTTATCATTCCTTCACCATACACACATATTTCTTGAGCTCGGCAATATCCAGGAGTTCAACGTGACGAAACAGAGGTTTATAGCTGAAGCTGAAGATTTTTCTACTGGGACCGAGTGACAATGTGAGTTCAGCATaatgaaaaggagaaaaaaggtgCGCTATGTGATGCTTTGGGAATCTAAGCACTATCACATTGCTTAGATTCTCAAATCGTCACAGAGcgcgccttttttttttgattctccaTTTTCGAGACGAACAAAAACGTAACGTGGACAACACCGGACTACTGTCTAAAGACTAACGGAAATTCTGCGTACGTAGAGAGAACAAAGATCCTTGTTTGAGTCACCCATTGTGTGCATACACAGTACAATATTATTTATGGCGCTATTTATGACTCAACCTAACAAATCCAACTATCGTGCCCATTAAAATGCAGGAATCTCAGTCACAATTGCAATTTATACATactgaatttgaaaataaagacTAACGCTGTAAGCACTTCTTCGTCAGCAACCCAACCCATTACTTGGTGCCTCCTCcatgaaaaacaaagtaaaaccACAAGAACCAATAGAACATCATCGATCCCACTTTCGAATTCATCAATAACGCCCGTATGGTAGCAGATCGGTTCCCGCCTAATGGCACATGAAACTGGAAAGCAATGCGCCACCTCCTCCAATCGAACTGGGTCGCTCACCTCCTCTGCGGATCTCCGCCCATGGTCCCCCATTGAGATGGTCCTGGTAAAGTCATTTCCTTTTCCAGTTGGCCTCAGAGATAGTGACTAGCGCTCACAGACAATCACACAGACATTTGGTTTCGGAACTTCACTGGCCTCCCGAGAACGCTCAACGCATCATCCCCCACACCGTTGCGTCGTATCCTACGCGGGTGCAAATCACTGCTTCAACATGGCGAATTTCAGTGAAACATTAGGAACTCCCCTTAAGTTCGCAACGTGCACTGAATCCTCCTCAATGATCAATTCGTGCGTATCACTAATTCTaagaaaaacccaaaaaaggTGGTTGGTTGAGACGGCGCAAAAAATGACTGCCTAAGTCTGCTTAAATTtctctaatttcaaaattggaTCGCCTATGGTGGATGGATCTTGGAAGAGCAATGATGTTGTACTCATCATCGTCCCTATAGTTTCAAGATAACAAAACGTTCAAAGAgctaattattaaaaaaaacatctggtAAGAATGTGCAAATATGTTTTAGGGCGTAAAAAGGTACTTTTTTATAATGTgcagtaataacaataataccAATAATAATTTAGGTTTGTTATTGCGTATTTATCTGAGTTACTTAACAGTGTTTTGGTTATTTCCTGAATATTTTATTCCCGACACTCAGGATGGGtcaggaaatggaaaaaagtggggcgagtgtggcgcagtcggttagagatctATTGTACCACCACACTGTCAATAGTTCGAAACCACACCAGTGcagaccaagcctttcatccctccagggccGACAAATTGGTAaaagactcgtctgggaggacaaaaacactgacttgatcctcggctgccctcgcaaatcattgtacaggccaacacgcgttccaaagcCTAAACGATTGCGAAGTCCAGTAAAACCTAAGTaaacgctccaatcgaactcgttgtagaaaatagtgcgccagaacgcccgaagccgtatcttccgagccgttttctaccgcaattaggaagaaatggacggaatccctcCCCCCCGCCCTCTCCACAATCaactatcccatatacgaatactccacatgaaatccgtaccacctcagattcgtgaggtgatgcctttaacacattTAAAGTATTCAAATGCAGCACTTTATAGAAACCCTGTCTTGAAAAGGAGGACAagaagaattttaagaaatccaAACTGGTTATGTAAATTATATGACTTGAtgatcttcttctcttcttcttgaaAGTTCTAGAGGCATGAATAATTTGCTTATGGACACGCAAATGAAGGCAGCCTTAACTATCCCAAAACTGAATTTCGAACAGACAGGGGTAGGAGTGTAATCAAATTCAAGTCAAGCACAACTGGTAGTTTAGAAAAATGTAGTGAAACGGTTTAGTGCGTTTTCCCAACGATACAATTTATTACAGATAGGACAAGGTGGTCCGAAACGGTACTGTGATTGTGCAGGGAGGGCAatttctgctgcttatttgagcAGTACTAGTTGTATTGTCGAACGTT
The Necator americanus strain Aroian chromosome I, whole genome shotgun sequence genome window above contains:
- a CDS encoding hypothetical protein (NECATOR_CHRI.G2400.T1), which encodes MWSVDYEMLLRGLRACVERASKPRTTNLDRISKTTKELLERRRALRLDPNASHIERLVANTSSRKALQEDLLKYRQKKILEAAQRRTSLKKCRRDLREYNIPLATLQSEDGTRTSSHCEMEIITEKIYSNLFRSSTPMSSPIISTGTGEAPPRILPSEVQVAIKSMKSGTAPGPDFISADFLRAGGHPLHVILAAHMTSYLQKERIPDQWKTSRTVLIHKKGDREDVWNYRPICLLSVLYKVFTVFKIILTRIARTLDEVQPQEQAGFR
- a CDS encoding hypothetical protein (NECATOR_CHRI.G2401.T1); amino-acid sequence: MATGEGRSNLRLLRTSLILDQGDTRTTRHGDCLRLCTYNARTVSTDADLHALLGAAERIKFHVIALQETKCRRNDVRQMNDGTLVIRGEKVPSQNVGGVGFVVHPSVVHLVDSHEILSPRLAILRLRPLRQRHISIINCYSPTLAADESELDEELEKLIRNENSFYKFVAGEVNAKLGKSIDGECRIGRFGLRDWNENGNRLARLLPAARLFYGNSLFMKKDHRR